Proteins from a genomic interval of Halomonas alkaliantarctica:
- a CDS encoding FAD binding domain-containing protein, producing MRAFSYERVSDPAQAAARAAEVPGAKFIAGGTNLLDLMKHEIETPLHLIDVTGTGLNAITPTPSGGLRVGALVSNSALAADHRIRHDYAVLSRALVSGASGQLRNKATTGGNLLQRTRCPYFYDTGMPCNKRSPGAGCAALGKGASSRGLGVIGTSEACIATHPSDMAVALRVLDAQVETVTPSGEMRRTPLDAFYQLPGDTPEVENTLEAGEMVTAVELPAPVEGRHAYFKVRDRASYAFALVSVALIQTPDGSGRVALGGVAPKPWRRDDADAALPQGASAVMSRLLDGARPTQENAYKLTLAERTLAALLAQE from the coding sequence ATGAGAGCCTTCTCCTATGAACGTGTGTCTGATCCCGCTCAGGCGGCCGCCCGTGCCGCCGAAGTGCCTGGCGCCAAATTTATTGCCGGTGGCACCAACCTGCTGGATTTGATGAAGCACGAGATTGAAACCCCGCTGCATCTGATTGATGTAACGGGTACTGGGCTCAACGCCATTACCCCCACCCCTAGCGGCGGTCTGCGTGTAGGGGCGTTGGTGAGTAACAGCGCGCTAGCCGCCGACCACCGAATTCGTCACGATTATGCGGTGCTCAGCCGGGCACTTGTCTCAGGCGCATCGGGCCAGCTTCGCAATAAAGCCACGACCGGCGGCAATCTGCTCCAGCGCACCCGCTGCCCGTATTTTTACGATACCGGCATGCCCTGCAACAAGCGCTCGCCTGGTGCGGGCTGTGCAGCACTCGGCAAAGGCGCCAGCTCGCGTGGGCTGGGCGTTATCGGCACCTCAGAGGCGTGTATCGCCACGCATCCCTCGGACATGGCCGTTGCGCTCAGGGTATTGGATGCCCAAGTGGAAACCGTTACGCCGAGTGGGGAGATGCGACGCACACCGCTTGATGCGTTTTACCAACTGCCCGGTGACACGCCCGAGGTCGAAAACACCCTGGAGGCGGGCGAAATGGTTACCGCCGTTGAGCTCCCCGCGCCTGTCGAAGGCCGCCATGCCTATTTTAAGGTGCGCGACCGAGCCTCTTACGCCTTCGCGCTGGTCTCCGTTGCGCTTATCCAAACGCCGGATGGCAGCGGCCGTGTCGCGCTTGGCGGCGTGGCTCCGAAGCCTTGGCGCCGCGACGATGCAGATGCAGCGCTGCCGCAGGGCGCATCAGCGGTCATGAGCCGATTACTGGATGGCGCCCGCCCGACGCAAGAAAACGCTTATAAGCTTACCCTGGCAGAGCGAACGCTTGCCGCACTGCTGGCTCAGGAGTGA
- the paoA gene encoding aldehyde dehydrogenase iron-sulfur subunit PaoA: MNPPNSAEKRRETAQNGAERSNVSLVVNGARHQLELDNRTTLLDALREHLKLTGTKKGCDHGQCGACTVSVNGERINACLTLAVMHEGDDVATIEGLGEADHLDPMQQAFLDHDAFQCGYCTPGQICSAKAVLEEIRADLPSHVTKDLTAPIEVTDAEIRERMSGNLCRCGAYANILKAIHQVAEERA, encoded by the coding sequence ATGAACCCACCTAATAGCGCTGAAAAGCGTCGCGAAACCGCGCAGAATGGCGCGGAACGCTCGAACGTCTCTTTAGTGGTCAATGGCGCAAGGCACCAGCTTGAACTGGATAACCGAACGACGCTGCTGGATGCCCTGCGTGAACATTTAAAACTCACTGGCACCAAGAAGGGCTGCGACCACGGACAGTGCGGCGCCTGCACGGTGTCGGTGAATGGCGAACGGATTAACGCCTGCCTGACGCTGGCGGTCATGCATGAAGGCGATGACGTGGCGACTATCGAAGGCTTAGGGGAAGCAGACCACCTTGATCCCATGCAGCAAGCGTTTCTCGATCATGACGCCTTTCAGTGCGGCTACTGCACGCCGGGCCAGATTTGCTCGGCAAAGGCGGTACTCGAGGAGATTCGAGCCGATCTACCCAGCCATGTAACGAAGGATCTCACCGCACCTATTGAAGTGACCGACGCCGAGATTCGCGAGCGGATGTCAGGCAATCTCTGCCGCTGCGGCGCTTACGCCAATATTCTAAAAGCCATTCATCAGGTGGCGGAGGAGCGCGCATGA
- a CDS encoding nucleotidyltransferase family protein, with product MSSSNVVALVMAAGYSRRFGERDKRCARLEDGRTLLAVSVTNAEQALPLLRVAIREEDDADLLGLAEGTPLIRIRQARLGLGSSLAEAVTALSHDPRLSNVEAVAILLGDMPYLQRDTLFALQQLATHDTIVRPCFKGQPGHPVIFGRSLWPALESLSGDAGAKDIIRRHTAHYREYAVQDNGTLIDIDTPEGHSITAPVS from the coding sequence ATGAGCTCTAGCAACGTTGTCGCATTGGTCATGGCCGCCGGTTACTCGCGCCGGTTTGGCGAGCGCGACAAGCGCTGTGCGCGTCTGGAAGATGGACGCACGCTGTTAGCTGTCAGCGTTACCAACGCAGAGCAAGCGCTTCCTCTGCTGCGCGTGGCGATCCGCGAAGAGGACGACGCAGACCTTTTAGGGCTTGCCGAAGGCACGCCGCTTATTCGCATTCGTCAGGCGCGCCTTGGGCTGGGTTCAAGTCTGGCCGAGGCGGTAACGGCGCTTAGCCATGATCCGCGCCTCTCTAACGTGGAAGCAGTGGCGATTTTATTGGGCGATATGCCCTACCTTCAGCGAGACACGCTATTCGCGCTACAGCAGCTAGCCACTCACGACACCATCGTGAGGCCCTGTTTCAAAGGCCAACCAGGCCATCCGGTTATATTCGGACGTTCACTATGGCCAGCCCTTGAATCTTTAAGCGGCGATGCCGGTGCCAAAGACATTATTCGTCGCCACACGGCGCACTACCGAGAGTATGCCGTGCAGGACAACGGCACGCTTATCGATATCGACACGCCAGAGGGGCACAGCATCACGGCGCCAGTGTCATGA
- a CDS encoding XdhC family protein gives MQHLDRQVIEQALKWSQEGKTIWLCTVLATFGSSPRAPGSWMAVNQEGKHIGSLSGGCVEDDFIKRLGEGKYDRPITVTRYGDPDDTQGAHIALPCGGVLEVLIERLLSTADTQEHLATLLATLDGHHRLMRNVNLSTGEHSFREDATLGPRVVRLDVQPYDEQEQDRQDIVQMRIAPARRLIIAGISPISAPCAAFATTLGFEVIVCDPDEAVCADFAVPGVTVKALLPSLYIASGACHSATAVVALTHDPRIDDLAMMEAVCTPAFYIGVMGSRRTSAARAERLIRSGGLTEEQVGRLHMPIGLALGSKTPAEIALAVMADIVRVQHGKTINELFQ, from the coding sequence ATGCAGCATTTGGATCGGCAGGTGATTGAGCAAGCGCTTAAGTGGTCGCAGGAAGGGAAAACGATTTGGCTGTGTACCGTGCTCGCCACATTTGGCTCTTCGCCACGCGCGCCGGGCTCTTGGATGGCCGTCAATCAAGAGGGTAAGCACATCGGTTCGCTTTCGGGTGGCTGTGTAGAGGATGACTTTATCAAGCGTCTTGGCGAGGGAAAATATGATCGACCCATAACAGTGACACGCTATGGTGATCCCGACGATACTCAAGGCGCGCATATTGCGCTTCCCTGTGGCGGCGTTTTAGAAGTGTTAATTGAGCGGCTGCTCTCGACTGCTGACACGCAGGAGCACTTGGCCACCCTGCTGGCTACCCTGGATGGTCATCACCGTTTGATGCGTAACGTGAATTTATCCACGGGCGAGCACTCCTTCCGTGAGGATGCCACGCTCGGCCCTCGCGTGGTTCGGTTGGACGTTCAACCCTACGATGAGCAAGAACAGGATCGGCAAGATATTGTTCAAATGCGGATAGCCCCGGCCAGACGGCTCATTATTGCCGGCATTTCGCCCATTTCCGCCCCTTGTGCCGCCTTTGCCACCACGCTGGGGTTTGAAGTGATCGTCTGCGATCCAGACGAGGCGGTCTGCGCAGACTTTGCAGTGCCAGGGGTGACCGTCAAAGCGTTACTGCCCTCGCTCTACATTGCCTCCGGCGCCTGCCATAGCGCCACGGCGGTTGTGGCGCTCACTCACGACCCGCGTATTGATGATTTAGCTATGATGGAGGCTGTATGCACGCCCGCTTTCTATATCGGCGTAATGGGTTCAAGACGCACATCGGCGGCGCGCGCTGAGCGGTTGATTCGTTCTGGGGGGTTAACCGAAGAGCAGGTCGGCCGCCTGCATATGCCGATTGGCCTGGCACTGGGAAGCAAGACTCCAGCTGAGATTGCTCTCGCTGTTATGGCGGATATCGTGCGGGTGCAACACGGAAAAACGATCAATGAGCTATTTCAGTGA
- a CDS encoding DUF411 domain-containing protein, which yields MRHMSTKLLLSGSMLLGAVSAQAALPLEATLYKNPQCGCCDGYARHLEELGVDVTIIDDVELGDIKQQAGVPYGLGSCHTIEMGEYWIEGHVPMEAVQALFEQQPDVDGIGLAGMPIGTPGMPGPQDEPYNVYAFSDQQDEPFMTLAP from the coding sequence ATGCGACATATGAGCACCAAGCTTTTGCTCTCAGGTTCCATGCTGCTTGGGGCGGTCTCCGCTCAGGCGGCGTTACCGCTAGAGGCAACACTGTATAAAAATCCCCAGTGCGGCTGCTGTGACGGTTATGCGCGCCACCTTGAAGAGCTCGGCGTAGACGTAACGATCATTGATGACGTAGAGCTGGGTGATATTAAGCAGCAGGCGGGCGTGCCCTATGGCCTGGGGTCGTGCCATACCATCGAGATGGGCGAGTATTGGATCGAAGGCCACGTACCGATGGAGGCCGTGCAGGCGCTGTTTGAGCAACAGCCTGACGTTGACGGTATTGGCTTGGCGGGTATGCCCATTGGCACACCTGGTATGCCGGGGCCTCAGGACGAACCCTATAACGTCTATGCGTTTAGCGACCAGCAAGATGAGCCGTTCATGACACTGGCGCCGTGA